A DNA window from Arachis hypogaea cultivar Tifrunner chromosome 18, arahy.Tifrunner.gnm2.J5K5, whole genome shotgun sequence contains the following coding sequences:
- the LOC140181212 gene encoding uncharacterized protein, giving the protein MVSEREDPTMADNLANPNASPSSNSAADFENFTAFMRQFFQFQAHLGRFSSSSAISDPISPYFLHPGESPGLALIPLKLTPQNYYQWSHDMWRALRSKNKVKFLDGSILKPGEGDPNFEAWDRCNNFLLSWINLSLSPEIAKSVMWISSAPDLWNDLKRRYSQGDVFRVGALKEEFYALKQGDLTVTSYFAMLKAIWEELENLRAIPSCVACVNGCSCGLQIVRDYASEEYVVKFLKGLNEQYSNVKSQIMLMKPLPEINTVLSMLTQQEQELNCDLSNSNIVTNSLEVQTSTGGGSFSGGGSICGGSFSGRGRGRGRNSGRGGNQKFYSRGYTSKFCSYCNRIGHLAETCYKKNGFPTHQKQRVANQLSTDEIVENSGAEIADSNQDKRSDDTVLVLTPDQKETLLVLLQQPRMPTSNSVNHITSSATLTQPKGRHCLSVSSNFTKTSWILDSGATNHASYIQESFKTFHYMRPVLVNLPDGSTTTTNICGTVQLSKHLILTNVLPSLKMIGQAKVIGDLYVMDAQPWKLTTPEVNTHSVNVTVQQDLGTLWHARLDQPSIESSNFDPFAFFYNNSAHTSSYEHTHGIIAPHTIHTTPDSSATSTSPMASLHDITDSASPATLESASALAPLEHSSIHIESQSAAPVLRRSERERKTPSYLKDFHCFHISSHRDPINAAQLPSTCKYPLSHHLSYSLFTPKHQAFTFALINNPDPKHYSEAVMHDCWRKAIEAELTALEQNKTWIITSLPPGKNAVGCKWIFRTKFNPDGTIERHKARLVAQGFTQIPGVDYIDTFSPVVKMSTVRVLLTVAAAKNWHLHQLDVNTAFLHGDLHEDVYMKLPKGLQCSDPNLVCKLTKSLYGLKQASRQWNIKLSAALADLGFTPSENDHSLFTKSTGTSFTAILVYVDDLVLAGDDLSEIQAVKMFLDDKFKIKDLGLLKFFIGMEVARSNAGIALYQRKYALDLITDCGLLGAKPASTPMEYTTSLSKASGSPLPDATIYRRLVGRLLYLTNTRPDLSYSVGCLSQFMDSPTDAHLKAAYRIIRYLKQSPATGLFFSVNNSFTLSGYTDSDWGACKDTRKSISGYCFFLDQTLISWKSKKQATVSRSSSEAEYRALANGTCELALANGTCELVWLLKLLKEFNILPPLPVDIFCDNKSAIYIASNPVFHERTKHVEVDCHVARNKFKEGVSNLRHVVSSEQPADLFTKSLPPGPFSHLLSKLGLLDLHKPHNTSLRGM; this is encoded by the exons ATGGTATCAGAGCGAGAAGATCCAACTATGGCAGATAATTTAGCTAATCCGAATGCAAGCCCTTCATCAAATTCCGCTGCAGATTTTGAGAATTTCACCGCTTTCATGCGTCAATTCTTTCAGTTCCAAGCACATCTTGGCAGATTTAGTtcctcttctgcaatttctgaTCCGATTAGCCCTTATTTTCTTCATCCAGGAGAAAGTCCTGGTTTGGCCCTAATTCCACTTAAGTTGACACCTCAAAATTATTATCAGTGGTCGCACGATATGTGGAGAGCACTCAGATCGAAGAACAAGGTGAAATTCCTCGATGGATCCATTCTAAAACCAGGTGAAGGTGATCCTAATTTTGAAGCATGGGATAGGTGTAACAATTTTCTCCTCTCCTGGATCAACCTCTCTCTCAGCCCTGAAATCGCTAAGAGCGTGATGTGGATTAGCTCAGCTCCAGACTTGTGGAATGATTTAAAACGTCGTTACTCACAGGGAGATGTCTTTCGAGTTGGTGCGTTAAAAGAAGAATTTTATGCACTCAAACAAGGTGATCTTACTGTTACCTCTTACTTTGCTATGTTGAAAGCTATTTGGGAAGAATTAGAAAATTTACGTGCTATTCCTAGTTGTGTTGCTTGTGTTAATGGATGTTCATGTGGATTACAAATTGTTCGAGACTATGCTTCTGAGGAATATGTTGTCAAATTCTTAAAAGGATTGAATGAGCAATATTCAAATGTTAAATCACAAATCATGTTAATGAAGCCGTTACCTGAAATCAACACAGTACTATCTATGTTAACCCAACAAGAGCAAGAATTGAATTGTGACCTGTCAAATAGCAACATAGTGACTAACTCTTTAGAGGTGCAAACCTCAACTGGAGGCGGTTCATTTTCTGGAGGCGGTTCAATTTGTGGTGGTTCATTTTCTGGAAGAGGCAGAGGCCGTGGACGAAATTCCGGCAGAGGAGGAAATCAAAAATTTTATAGTCGAGGCTACACTTCAAAGTTTTGTAGCTACTGTAATCGAATTGGTCATTTAGCAGAGACATGCTATAAGAAAAATGGCTTTCCTACTCACCAAAAGCAGCGAGTGGCCAATCAACTTAGCACTGACGAGATAGTTGAGAATTCTGGTGCTGAGATTGCTGATTCTAACCAGGATAAAAGGAGCGATGATACAGTACTTGTGTTGACTCCAGATCAGAAGGAAACCTTACTAGTACTCCTTCAACAACCACGCATGCCAACTTCAAATAGTGTAAACCACATTACTTCTTCGGCCACCCTTACTCAACCAAAAGGTAGGCATTGCTTGAGTGTATCATCAAATTTTACTAAAACTTCTTGGATACTTGACAGTGGAGCTACTAATCATGCATCCTATATTCAAGAGTCTTTCAAAACTTTTCATTATATGAGACCAGTTTTAGTAAATCTACCTGATGGTTCTACCACTACAACAAATATTTGTGGCACTGTGCAACTCTCTAAACATTTGATTCTTACCAAT GTACTCCCATCATTGAAGATGATTGGGCAAGCTAAAGTCATTGGTGATCTTTATGTGATGGATGCTCAACCTTGGAAACTAACTACACCAGAAGTTAACACACATTCTGTAAATGTCACAGTGCAGCAAGATTTAGGAACTCTATGGCATGCTAGACTAG ATCAGCCTTCAATTGAATCATCCAATTTTGACCCTTTTGCATTCTTTTATAATAACTCTGCACATACTTCTTCATATGAGCATACTCATGGCATAATTGCACCTCACACCATACATACTACACCTGATTCATCTGCCACTTCTACATCACCCATGGCATCTCTTCATGATATAACAGATTCTGCATCACCCGCCACCTTAGAATCAGCATCTGCATTGGCACCATTGGAACATTCATCCATTCATATTGAGTCACAATCTGCTGCACCAGTTTTGAGAAGGTCTGAACGAGAAAGAAAAACACCCTCTTATCTTAAAGATTTTCATTGTTTCCATATTTCATCACATAGAGATCCAATCAATGCGGCCCAATTACCTTCAACATGTAAGTATCCCCTTTCTCACCATTTGTCATATTCATTGTTCACTCCCAAGCACCAGGCCTTCACTTTTGCTCTCATAAATAACCCGGACCCCAAACACTATTCTGAGGCTGTTATGCATGATTGTTGGAGGAAGGCTATTGAGGCAGAACTCACTGCTCTTGAGCAAAACAAAACCTGGATCATCACTTCTCTTCCTCCTGGAAAGAATGCAGTTGGTTGTAAGTGGATTTTTCGCACAAAATTCAACCCAGATGGCACTATCGAGAGGCATAAGGCACGTCTTGTTGCCCAAGGTTTCACTCAAATTCCTGGAGTTGATTACATTGACACCTTTAGTCCCGTTGTGAAAATGAGCACTGTGCGTGTTCTTCTTACCGTTGCAGCAGCAAAGAATTGGCATCTTCATCAACTTGATGTGAATACAGCTTTTCTCCATGGAGACCTACATGAGGACGTTTATATGAAACTTCCAAAGGGGTTGCAGTGTTCCGATCCAAACTTAGTCTGCAAGTTGACAAAATCTTTGTACGGTTTGAAACAAGCTAGTCGCCAATGGAACATCAAGTTGTCTGCTGCACTTGCTGATCTGGGGTTTACTCCATCTGAAAATGATCACTCGCTTTTTACCAAATCCACAGGTACAAGTTTCACAGCTATTCTTGTTTATGTTGATGATCTTGTGTTAGCTggagatgatttgagtgaaattcaAGCTGTCAAAATGTTTTTGGATGATAAGTTCAAAATTAAAGACCTTGGCCTTCTTAAGTTCTTTATTGGGATGGAGGTAGCACGAAGCAATGCTGGTATTGCACTGTATCAAAGAAAGTATGCATTGGATTTGATCACAGACTGCGGTTTGCTTGGTGCAAAACCAGCATCTACTCCTATGGAGTACACTACTTCTCTGTCTAAGGCTTCAGGCTCCCCTCTTCCTGATGCAACCATCTATCGTAGATTGGTGGGCAGACTTCTGTACCTTACTAACACAAGACCAGATCTCAGCTACTCTGTTGGATGCCTATCTCAGTTCATGGATTCACCAACTGATGCCCACTTGAAGGCTGCCTATAGGATCATCCGGTATCTAAAACAATCACCAGCAACTGGCTTATTTTTCTCTGTCAACAATTCTTTCACACTATCTGGTTACACTGATTCTGATTGGGGGGCTTGTAAAGACACCCGAAAATCCATCAGTGGTTATTGTTTCTTCCTTGACCAAACTCTTATTTCTTGGAAGAGTAAGAAGCAGGCTACAGTTTCAAGGTCGTCCTCAGAAGCAGAATATCGCGCCCTTGCTAATGGCACTTGTGAACTCGCCCTTGCTAATGGCACTTGTGAACTCGTTTGGTTACTCAAACTACTAAAAGAATTCAacattcttcctcctcttccggTTGATATCTTCTGTGATAATAAATCTGCTATCTATATTGCTTCAAATCCTGTCTTTCATGAAAGAACCAAGCATGTTGAGGTTGATTGTCATGTGGCTCGAAACAAGTTCAAAGAAGGGGTTTCTAATCTTAGGCACGTTGTCTCCAGTGAACAACCGGCTGATCTATTCACTAAATCCCTTCCTCCAGGACCATTCTCTCATTTGCTTTCCAAGCTGGGATTACTTGATTTGCACAAACCACATAATACCAGCTTGCGGGGGATGTAA
- the LOC112773180 gene encoding ABC transporter F family member 1, with translation MVSDASKKKAAQKKAAAAAKRGGKAAASSKASASASASEKAADQLANGVGDIVISDRTCTGVLCSHPLSRDIRIESLSVTFHGHDLIVDSELELNYGRRYGLLGLNGCGKSTLLTAIGMRELPIPEHMDIYHLAREIEASDMSALEAVISCDEERLRLEKEAEALASQDDGGGEALDRIYERLEALDASTAEKRAAEILFGLGFNKQMQAKKTRDFSGGWRMRIALARALFMNPTILLLDEPTNHLDLEACVWLEENLKKFERILVVISHSQDFLNGVCTNIIHMQSKKLKLYTGNYDQYVQTRSELEENQMKQYKWEQDQIASMKEYIARFGHGSAKLARQAQSKEKTLAKMERGGLTEKVARDKVLVFRFVDVGKLPPPVLQFVEVTFGYTPETLIYKNIDFGVDLDSRIALVGPNGAGKSTLLKLMTGELVPIDGMVRRHNHLRIAQYHQHLAEKLDMEMSALQYMIKEYPGNEEEKMRAAIGKFGLSGKAQVMPMKNLSDGQRSRVIFAWLAYRQPHLLLLDEPTNHLDIETIDSLAEALNEWDGGMVLVSHDFRLINQVAHEIWVCADQCVTRWEGDIMDFKQHLKAKAGLSD, from the exons ATGGTGTCCGACGCCAGCAAGAAAAAGGCCGCGCAGAAGAAGGCGGCGGCAGCGGCTAAGAGAGGAGGCAAGGCGGCTGCTTCCTCGAAGGCGTCGGCGTCAGCTTCAGCCTCGGAGAAGGCAGCCGACCAGCTCGCCAACGGTGTCGGAGATATTGTCATATCGGATCGGACCTGCACCGGTGTCCTCTGCTCACATCCCCTTTCCAGGGATATTAGG ATAGAGTCTCTGTCAGTTACTTTCCATGGACATGATCTGATAGTTGATTCTGAATTGGAGCTGAACTATGGAAG ACGCTATGGTTTGCTTGGATTAAATGGTTGTGGAAAATCTACCTTGCTTACGGCAATAGGTATGCGAGAGCTTCCTATTCCAGAACACATGGATATATATCACCTTGCTAGGGAAATTGAAGCCTCTGACATGTCTGCGCTGGAGGCTGTAATAAGCTGTGACGAGGAGAGGTTGAGATTGGAGAAAGAAGCTGAAGCTTTAGCCTCTCAG GATGATGGGGGTGGTGAAGCACTTGACCGTATATATGAACGTTTGGAAGCCCTGGATGCATCGACTGCAGAAAAACGTGCTGCTGAAATCCTATTTGGTCTTGGTTTCAACAAGCAAATGCAGGCAAAAAAGACACGTGATTTTTCCGGGGGCTGGAGAATGAGGATTGCTCTAGCCAGAGCTTTATTCATGAACCCAACCATTCTCTTGCTTGATGAACCAACCAATCACCTCG ATTTGGAAGCCTGTGTGTGGCTGGAGGAGAATCTTAAGAAGTTTGAGCGTATTCTGGTTGTGATTTCACACTCCCAGGATTTTCTTAATGGTGTCTGCACAAATATCATACACATGCAAAGCAAAAAGCTGAAGCTCTACACTGGTAACTATGATCAGTATGTTCAGACACGTTCTGAACTTGAAGAGAACCAGATGAAGCAGTACAAATGGGAACAGGACCAGATTGCCTCAATGAAGGAATACATTGCCCGATTTGGCCATGGGTCAGCAAAACTAGCTCGACAAGCTCAGAGTAAAGAGAAAACTCTTGCAAAAATGGAGCGGGGTGGTCTTACAGAGAAGGTGGCTAGGGACAAAGTTTTGGTATTCCGCTTTGTGGATGTGGGAAAACTTCCCCCTCCTGTCCTCCAGTTTGTTGAGGTGACATTTGGTTACACTCCTGAGACTCTCATATACAAGAACATTGACTTTGGGGTTGATTTAGACTCTAGGATTGCTCTGGTTGGACCCAATGGAGCTGGGAAGAGTACATTACTTAAGTTAATGACAGGTGAACTGGTTCCCATAGATGGCATGGTTCGACGCCATAATCATCTTCGGATTGCACAATATCACCAGCACTTGGCCGAAAAGCTAGACATGGAAATGTCAGCTCTCCAGTATATGATTAAAGAATACCCTGGAAATGAGGAAGAGAAGATGAGAGCTGCTATTGGGAAGTTTGGCCTATCGGGTAAAGCCCAGGTGATGCCCATGAAGAATTTATCTGATGGGCAGAGGAGCCGTGTGATATTTGCATGGTTAGCCTATAGGCAACCTCACTTGCTACTCTTGGATGAGCCAACCAATCATTTGGATATTGAGACAATCGACTCGTTGGCCGAGGCATTGAACGAATGGGATGGTGGCATGGTGCTTGTTAGCCATGATTTTAGGCTCATAAACCAGGTGGCCCATGAGATATGGGTGTGTGCAGACCAATGTGTCACCAGATGGGAAGGTGATATTATGGATTTCAAGCAGCATCTAAAGGCGAAAGCAGGTTTATCTGACTGA